From a region of the Vanrija pseudolonga chromosome 2, complete sequence genome:
- the OCRL gene encoding Inositol polyphosphate 5-phosphatase OCRL-1, which produces MPQATPPPPEPGSLASLLRQTEAIVVSAPARLLLPSARVNAEVVVVRHTSGSVVESGVLVVVPPKPRAPARVLAALPITPSTTAALTQTPPSPSTSFFAQSSKPHIELTLTSGSRKAELQFPPADSARVQALIREIRRAVDTSFAQPASHSWLAFYPEVEGSAPPAPSDSDASLERSFGALDASDDAKDANEAELYPNPYTLGFSRTAFLRKRLFGRQQKWSSTKPVSIRVVTYNVNNRIPPTGTKELGPVVGYGAEDIIVVGLQEVDLRSSALFVSQGNQRAEAWEQAIYNGLGDNKEQYETVASIQYVGVLLIVLAKSELRPEVRMVQESARGIGLMGFGGNKAGVAVRLRVHDTTLCFINSHLAAWKEYLERRRSDYIQLRTLLSFPTPTGVNPPLEAYHPEDRDLMIDDADVMFWLGDLNYRLELEDADIRALITTQDWDTLLTSDQLLTDIADNKSFIGFSEPRISFKPSFKYVHGSVTLDPKRSPAYCDRVLHLSRGTAIGPKQYTSHELLWSDHLPVTSTYSVDVRVVDEAKRAEELVECQCELDKLDELYRASLEVNTGEVDFGQASYRRLVKKEVVLRNTGRVPATFSFRTPSPGKPICKPWFWPFPAAGVVESGQEITVIIEAYVDEEHVAALTGGRDMNDVLVLQIEGGKESFISLQAQFLPTIVGLPLELLPELPAAIREVPLSTRKELLNPKQEDESDKKDDDETKSKTKGTKTAREVWRLLERLMAEGTGVDKLWTGQADPTQVLDIIDALDSGAESLPGDTRATAQALLHILYTLPTKLIPPEQRAECQAVQERDDAFAVVEQVAGVHGNVLIGLTSVVRLCSGGEPADEATVTALATAIFGERPDGREAMVRALLEG; this is translated from the exons ATGCCGCAAGCgaccccaccaccgccagaaccgggctcgctcgcctcgctcctccGCCAGACCGAGGCCATCGTcgtcagcgcgccggcgcgcctcctcctcccctcggcgcgggtgaacgccgaggtcgtcgttgtgcgGCACACGTcgggcagcgtcgtcgagtcgGG CGTGCTCGTTGTCGTGCCGCCCAAGCCCCGCGCGCCTgcccgcgtcctcgccgcgctgccgatcacgccgagcacgaccgccgcgctgacgcagaccccgccgtcgccgtccacctcgtTCTTCGCGCAGAGCTCCAAGCCTC ACATTGAGCTCACGCTCACCTCGGGCTcccgcaaggccgagctgcagtTCCCACCCGCAGACTCGGCCAGAGTCCAGGCGCTCATCCGCGAGATCCGCAGGGCGGTCGACACGTCAT TCGCACAACCCGCCTCGCATTCCTGGCTGGCGTTCTATCCCGAGGTGGAGGGCAGcgcgccccccgccccgtcAGACTCGGACGCGTCGCTCGAGCGGTCGTttggcgccctcgacgcgagcgacgacgccaaggatGCCAACGAGGCAGAGCTGTATCCAAACCCTTACACCTTGGGCTTCTCGCGCACGGCGTTCCTCCGCAAGCGCCTCTTTGGCCGCCAGCAAAAGTGGAGTTCGACAAAGCCTGTCTC GATCCGCGTCGTCACGTACAATGTCAACAACCGCATCCCTCCAACTGGCACCAAGGAGCTCGGGCCCGTGGTTGGCTACGGAGCTGAGGACATCATTGTGGTCGGTCTGCAGGAAGTCG ACCTTCGCAGCTCCGCCCTGTTCGTCTCGCAAGGCAACCAGCGTGCCGAGGCGTGGGAGCAGGCCATTTACAACGGCCTTGGAGATAACAAGGAGCAGTACGAGACT GTCGCGTCGATACAGTACGTCGGTGTGCTGCTGATCGTGCTCGCCAAGAGCGAGCTCCGCCCCGAGGTCCGCATGGTGCAGGAGTCTGCTCGCGGCATCGGCCTCATGGGCTTTGGTGGTAACAAGGCTGGCGTGGCTGTCCGCCTCAGGGTCCACGACACGACATTGTGCTTCATCAACTCGCACCTCGCTGCATGGAAGGAGTACCTTGAGCGCCGAAGGAGCGACTACATCCAGCTCCGCACACTGTTGTCGTTCCCCACTCCGACTGGTGTCAACCCTCCGTTGGAAGCCTACCACCCCGAGGACCGTGACCTCATGATTGATGACGCGGATGTCATG TTCTGGCTTGGCGACCTCAACTACAGACTCGAGTTGGAAGACGCCGACATTAGAGCACTCATCACGACGCAAGACTGGGACACGCTCTTGACCTCTGACCAG CTCCTGACGGACATTGCCGATAACAAGTCGTTCATTGGCTTCTCGGAACCGAGGATCTCCTTCAAGCC CTCGTTCAAGTATGTGCACGGCTCGGTCACCCTCGACCCCAAGCGCTCGCCAGCGTACTGCGACCGTGTCCTCCATCTCAGCCGCGGCACCGCCATCGGGCCGAAGCAATACACGTCGCACGAGTTGTTATGGTCGGACCACTTACCCGTCACCTCAACCTACTCTGTCGACGTTCGCGTTGTGGACGAAGCCAAGCGAGCAGAGGAGCTGGTAGAGTGCCAGTGCGAGCTGGACAAGCTGGACGAGCTGTACAGAGCCAGCCTCGAGGTGAACACAGGCGAGGTCGACTTTGGGCAGGCGTCATACCGCCGCCTGGTCAAGAAGGAGGTCGTACTCCGCAACACAGGCCGTGTGCCAGCCACCTTCTCGTTCCGCACGCCGTCCCCTGGCAAGCCCATCTGCAAGCCCTGGTTTTGGCCGTTCCCggccgctggcgtcgtcgagagTGGCCAGGAGATCACGGTCATCATCGAGGCTTACGTCGATgaggagcacgtcgccgcATTGACAGGAGGACGGGATATGAATG ACGTTCTTGTCCTCCAAATTGAAGGTGGAAAGGAGTCGTTCATTTCATTACAGGCACAGTTCCTGCCCACAATCGTCGGTCTCCCGCTCGAACTGCTTCCCGAactccccgccgccatccGCGAGGTCCCATTGTCGACGCGGAAGGAGCTGTTGAATCCAAAACAGGAGGATGAGTCGGACAAGaaggatgacgacgagaccAAGTCCAAGACTAAAGGCACCAAGACTGCCCGCGAAGTCTGGCGTTTGCTGGAGCGTCTAATGGCCGAGGGTACTGGAGTCGACAAGCTGTGGACAGGGCAAGCAGACCCGACGCAGGTACTGGACATTATTGAC GCTTTGGATTCGGGGGCCGAGTCGCTTCCCGGGGATACTCGCGCTACGGCCCAAGCGCTTCTCCACATTCTCTACACGCTGCCGACCAAGCTCATCCCGCCCGAGCAGCGTGCCGAGTGCCAAGCCGTGCAGGAGAGAGACGACGCGTTTGCGGTGGTGGAGCAGGTGGCTGGTGTCCACGGGAACGTACTCATCGGCCTGACAAGCGTCGTGCGGCTGTGCTCTGGAGGTGAAccggcggacgaggcgacgg TGACAGCGCTGGCGACAGCCATCTTTGGCGAGCGGCCAGACGGACGCGAAGCCATGGTTCGAGCGCTCCTCGAGGGGTGA